The genomic DNA GAACGCGCCACCAACCCCGGCGATGTGCTGCGCGAACTCTTCAACGAGTACGGGCCGTGCCTCGTCCTGATTGACGAGTGGGTGGCCTACGCGCGGCAGCTCCATGACCAGAGCGATCTGCCGGGGGGGAGCTTTGAGACCCAGTTCACCTTCGCGCAGGCGCTCACCGAGTCGGCCAAGCTCGCCGGCCGTTGCCTGTTGGTGATCTCGCTGCCGGCCTCGGATACCCATGGCTTGCCGCACACGGCGGCGGATGACGCCGAAGTGGGCGGCCTCCGCGGGCGCGAGGCCCTGGAGCGGCTGCGCAACGTGATTGGAAGAATCGAGTCGGCGTGGCGTCCGGCCAGCGCCGAGGAGGGCTTCGAGATCGTACGCCGGCGGCTGTTCGAGCCACTGGCCGGACCCGAGGCCTTCAAGCAGCGCGACGTGACCGCGCGCGCCTTCGCCGACCTCTATCACGCGCAGGGCGCCGAGTTTCCACCCGAGTGCAAGGGGAGCGACTACGAGAAGCGCATCCAGGCGGCGTACCCGATCCACCCGGAGATCTTCGACCGGCTGTACGAGGACTGGTCCACGCTGCTCAAGTTCCAGCGCACGCGCGGCGTGCTGCGGCTGATGGCGGCGGTGATCCACAGCCTGTGGGAGAAGGGCGACCGCAACCCGCTGATCCTGCCTTCGACCATCCCGATTGACGATCCGCGCGTGCAGTCCGAGCTGACGCGCTACCTCGCGGACAACTGGGCGCCGATCATCGAGAAGGACGTGGACGGGCCGAGTTCGCTGCCGCTGAAGCTCGACGGCGAGCAGCCCAACCTCGGCAAGCTGCACGCGACGCGGCGAGTGGCGCGGACCATCTTCCTCGGTTCGGCGCCGACGGCGGCCGCGGCGCACCGCGGTCTGGAGGACCGGCACATCAAGCTCGGCTGCGTGATGCCGGGCGAGTCCCCGGCGGTGTTCGGCGATGCGCTGCGGCGGCTGGCGGCCACGGCGACCTACCTGTACCAGGACGGGCCGCGCTTCTGGTACGCGACGCAGCCGACGGTCACCAAGCTGGCGGAGGATCGCGCGGAACTGCTCAAGCGCGACCCCGATCAGGTGGCGCAGGAGCTGGAGCGGCGGCTCAAGGCCAACCTGTGCAATCGCGGCGACTTCGAACGCGTCCATGTGCTGCCGCGCTCGAGCGCGGACGTGGCCGACGATCTGGATACGGGGTTGGTGGTGCTGGCCGCCGAGCATCCGTACAGCAAAGAGGCCGGAAGCGCGGCCGAGACCGCGGCGCGGGCGATCCTCGAGTCGCGCGGCACCACCCCGCGCCTGTACCGCAACACGCTGGTCTTTCTGGCCGCCGACAAGGTGCGCTTGCAGGACCTGGACGAGGCGATCCGCCGGTTCCTGGCCTGGCGGTCCATCCTGGACGAGAAGGAGGCGCTGAACCTCGACCCGCACCAAGTGCGGCAGGCCGAAACGCAACTACAGGCCGCCGATAGTGCGGTGGCGGCGCGGTTGCCCGAAACCTACCAGTGGCTGCTGGTGCCAGAGCAAGCGAACCCGCAGGCGGCGCTCACGTGGCAGGCCGTCCGGCTTTCGGGGAACGATGCGCTGGCTGCGCGCGCAAGCAAGAAGCTCCGCGACGACGAGCTGATGCTCCTCACGCTCGGCGCGACGATGCTGCGCCGGCATCTCGACGCGGTACCGCTGTGGCGGGGCAACCACGTGGCGATCAGGCAGCTCATCCAGGACTTTGCCAGTTACCTGTACCTGCCCCGGCTGGCCAGTCCCGGTGTCCTGGTCAAGGCCATCGAAGGCGGGCTATCGCTGCTCACTTGGCAAGCCGACACCTTCGCTTACGCGGAGCGCTACGACGAGGGCGCTGGTCGCTATCAAGGGTTGCGCGGCGGCCAGGTGGTGCCGCTCTTGCCTGAAAGTCCGGGTTTGCTGGTCAAGCCGGACGTGGCGCAGCGCCAGATGGCCGCCGAAGCCCCCGGCGTGCCGGAAACGAGCAAGGTAGATCCGGTGGTCAAGACCCGCCCGGACCCCGTGGAGTCCGGCACGCAGGCCGAACCCGCAAAGGCAGCACCCCGGCGGTTCCACGGCACGGTCAAGCTTGATCCCGCGCGGGTCGGCCGTGACGCCGGCCGCATCGCCGAAGAGGTCATTGCCCATCTGACCGCGCAGCTCGGCGCAGAGGTCACGGTCACGCTCGAGATTGAAGCGATGCTCCCCCACGGGGCCGCGGAGCAACTGGTCCGCACGGTGACCGAGAACAGCCGGACGCTGAAGTTCACCAGTTGTGGCTTCGAGCGGGAATAGCCGCTCCGGCGCACCGGCTGCCGGGAAGCGCCCGACCAAAGCCTGTAGCAGATGGTGCTGCGCACCGCGGCTGATGCCGAGCGTTGAGCGGTTGTCGCACTACACAAAGTTGCAGAGATTATTCCAAATAAGAAGATAACGCCATGTTGAGCTTAAGGTTTTCCAAGCAGTTGAGTGAAATTACAAAAAATTATCATTTCGTGAAAGACACGGAAGGAATGTCCCCTGCCCGCGTGTATAAATTAATCGGTTGCAGTGAGAATCTTTACTTAAAAATGTCAGATAGCCAATATCGCGGAACAACATACGATGTTGAGCGTGAAAAAGACGTCATGCTATGGCTAAAAGGAAAAGTGCCTGTTCCAGAGGTATTGCATTTCGAGCAATACGAAAGCACAAATTTTTTACTCATGCGCGAAGTTAATGGGGTCGTAGGGCACGTATATCATCAAAAACAGCGTGACCCAGAGAAAATGATCAGAATGTACAGCGAAGGCATTAAACTTTTTCAATCTGTTAGCATTTTAGATTGTCCTTTTGTCAGCGACATAGACTTTCGTCTTAGCGAATTAGACTACTTACTACGAAACAATCTGGCCGATATAGATATCGAGAATTGGGAAAATGACACGCCTTTTAGAGATCCAAATGAGTTATATACCTTTCTAAGGGAGCATAAGCCAAACGAAGAACTTGTGTTTTCTCATGGTGATTTTGGAGATAGCAATATTTTTGTTGCGAACGATCAAATAAGCGGCTTTGTAGATTTGGGAAGAAGTGGAAAGGCAGACAAATGGTACGATATAGCCTTTTGTGTTCATTCCATTCAACACGATATGGGCAATGATAAAAAGTATCTTGATTTATTCTTTGACCTACTTGGTATCGAACCAGATTGGGATAAAATAAGGTACTATATTTTGCTGGACGAGTTATTTTGAATAAAGAAAGCGCCCGACATTGTGGACGGCGCGGGCGGGGGCGTTGCCACTGCCCAAAGGGATTCAGCCCCAAAGGGTAGATTTTTGAATTACCCGCCCGCTGCTAACGCCAGCCGTTGGGCGGCGGTGGTTTTACAGCACTGCGCAAGACTATATCGCTGTACACAGATGCTCCTACATCGCGGTACGTTCAACGGGAACCAAGTGTTGAAGCCTGAGACCGCGCGCGATGTGGAAAAACCACACGCCTTTTTGCCAATGCCTATTCACTGAGCAGGTCTTGCGCCGTGAGTTCCGGCGCGGCGCGTTCGTGTTCAAAGGCCAGCAAGCCAAGTTGGGCATAGTGTGGACGAATGCGGTCGCTGAGCAAACCAATCCGCTTGAGATTGGGAATGATGCGGCGAAACATCGTCCGGCGGAACATCGCCATCATGTCCGAGTGCAGGACGAGGCGGTTCCACTGGGTGCGCCGAATGTGATGGGCAAAGTGCTCGTCGTAGATTTCGTGCAGCAAAAACCGATTGCGCAGCAACACCGCCATTTCAAAAGCCCAGTCTTCGCGGTCGCGGCGCTCCCGTTCGCTGACCTCCTTGAGATAGAACTCGCCCAGCGCCAGAACGCCAAAGTGAACGTGGCGAGCTTCGTCCGTGATGATCATCTTGAGGAGGTCGCGCAGCAACGGCTCGCCGGACAACTGCCGCAGGGTGGTGAAGGCCCCCAGCGCCAGCCCTTCAATCATGATTTGCATGCCGAGAAACTTCACGTCCCAGCGGGAATCGGTCATGAGGGCATCAATCACCACGTAGAGGTTGTCGTTGATGTCGTAGAGCTTCTCGAGCTTGGTCGTCAGGTAGGTATGGAAGGCTTCGACGTGCCGGCTTTCGTCCATGACCTGCGTTCCGCCATACAGCTTGGCGTCGAGCCAGGGCACGGCCGTGGTGGTCAGCGCAGCGGCATAGAGCGCCCCCTGTTCGCCGTGCAGGAACTGACTCAGCAGCCAACTGGTCAGCGCATGGACCTGTTGGCGACGTTCCCGCTCCGTCAGCTTTGACCACAGCGGCAGCCAGTAGGCCGGATGGAACTTTTCCGGCAGCAGCTCAACCGACGGATCACAGGGGTCAACCGGGCGCTGCCAATCAAGGTCGGTCGTGGCATTCCACTGGGCAGTTTTGGCGGCTTCTGTCAGGCGGCGAATTTCCGGCTGATTGCGCTCGTAGCGCCAATCGAAGTTGGCCGGATACCCAACCGGCAATGCAGTGCTGTCTTCACGCTTGCCGCGTTTTTGAATCAGGCCGCGGTAAGCCGGGCCAAGCAAACCGGCGAGAACCCGGACGTTTCCGTTGGCCGTTGCCTGGTAAAGCATCGCGCCTTGTTGGATCAGAGCATCTAGTTCCGCAATGACGTATTCGCGGGTTGGCAGACGAAGCATCGTGGCTTGCCTCCGTGTGGCAGGGACGGTGGTGACGGGGGCATCACAGCCCGTATAAGGTACGCCCTTGCCGCACATCTGAAAAGCCGATCCTGGAGACGCCACGCCGGCCGGGGGTTTGGCTGCTCCCTGGCAGCGCAGGCGCTCACGTTCGGACGCGCGCCAGAAACTGCTCAACCTGCCGTTTGACCTGTCCGGTGGCCAGCAGCTCCGAAGCCTGTGCCATGCCTTCTTCCGGCGTCGCGGCATGACCAGACACGACCAGGCCAAATCCGGCGTTGAGCCGGACGCTGTGGTACGCCGCCGACGTCGTATCCTGTCCACTGACGATTTGCCAGAAGCGGTCGAGGTTGGCCTCGGGCGTGTCCGTTGCGGTTGGCGGGGATGTGTCTGGTGGCTTGGTTGCCGTCCAGGGGAACTTGGCGATCTGCCGCGGCCGCACGTCGTAGATGCTGGATGTGCCGACCGGGGTCAGTTCATCGCTATCCCGATCGCCGCGGACGACCAAGGCGCGGCGCGTCTGGGAATCGTTGGCCAGCCATTGCGCGGCAAAGGCCTGCATTCGTCCGTGCGACACGCCCATCAAGCGCCACGCCGGACGCAGCGGATGCAAAAGCGGCCCAATGTAGTTGAACAGCGTCGGACGCCCAAACCGCCGGCGTGCCGCCGCTACCGACTTGAGCGCCGGGTAGCACTGGGGCGCGTAAAGAAATGCCAGGTTTGTCACGTCAAGCAGGACCGGGAGACGCGCCAGGGGGTATTCGACGGGGACGCCAAGCCGTTCGAGCAAATCAAAGCTGCCGCTGGCGCTGGTGGCGGCCCGGTTGCCGAACTTCACGACGCGCACCCCCCTGGCGGCAAGAACGAAGGCAACGGTTGTGGAGACGTTGAAATGCGGGCGACCGCTCCCGCCCGTGCCACAGCAGTCGAGGATGTCGTCCGCGATGTCCGGCATCGGCAGCGCCAGCGCGCGGACGGCCGCAATCAAGGCAGTAAACTGTTCAAACGTCGCCTGCTCGGGCGTCAACCGGGACAACCAGGCGTCGGCTTCGGCGTCGGTCAGGCGGCCGGACAGAAGCGCGTCCAGAGAATCGGGATGGGTCTCGTTCGTCATCGGATCCATACGGCGTGGGATGCGCGGCCATCGTGGTAGCGTCTGTCCACGCCGAAGCATGAACCAACTACTCACTGGTCACACGTTATTTCTCCGACCACCGAGCGTATGCTTGTTTTATGGATATCAAACCACGCCTGCATTTTCGCCAACTCGAACGCTTCACATGGATTCACGCTGAAATCCAGTCCGGGCGGTTTCCAAACACTTGCTCGATTGCCGAGAAATTTGAAATTTCGCGCAAAACCGCGCAGGAAACAATCGCTTTCATGCGTGATCGCTTCAACTTGCCACTTGCCTACAGCGGGCGGCAACGCGGGTTTTATTATACCGAGCCGGTTCACTCGCTTCCGTGGCTGACGCTCACGGAAGGTGAAGTTGCGGCTATTCTTATAGCCGAACGATTAGCTCAGGCATACGCCGGCGGACTCTCATCAGACATTGCCAATGTTTTGGTGAAAGTTGTGCAGTCGTTCACGGATAGGGTATCGGTTGATTTGACGCACTTGCTGAACGCGCAGTCAGTTGAACCACTACCAACCAGTTCCATCAACCATGAGCATTTCAAGGCGCTCCTGCAGGCCATTGCTCAACACAAACGCATTTACATGAATTACTTCACCCAAAGTTCGGGTGAGACAAAGGCACGAAAACTTGATCCGTTGCACCTACATAGCGCCCGGGCCGAGTGGTACGTCATTGGCTTCGATCACCTACGAAACAAGGTGCTGGATTTTCATTTAGGACGCATTCGTGAGATTACGGTACTCGATGAAACGTTTGAACCACCAACTGGCTTTGACATCGAACGATATCTGGCGCGCGGATTCGGGATGATTCGCGGTGATGGACAGCTTTATGACGTGGTCGTGCAGTTTGACGCTTACCAGGCACGGTGGATTCGTCAACAAAGTAAGGTTCACAAGACGGCTCTTTATGAAGACCTGCCAGATGGGGGATTGCGGGTCACGATGCAGGTCGGCGCGCTGGAAGGCGTCAAGCAGTGGGTTATGCAGTACGGTGCGCATGTGCAGGTCGTGGCTCCGCCGGCCCTACGCGACTTGGTACGGCGAGAGGCAGAAGCCCTGCTGGCTCACTACTCCGATGCGGCAAAAGAGGCTACCTGACGCTGATTCTGAAAGTAACTTTATATTTGATTTATTTCACCTTTCTGAAATAGATCCAATAACTCAAAGGCTCTTGTGATTATCAAGGAGGTGCAACCCGGTTATGAATCTCAATCTTGGATTAACGAAAACTAAAGTTTTGTTAAATAGATTTAAAGTAAAAAAGCTGGACAGATATGACTTAAAATTTCACGAGTACAAATGTAACTTCAAAAATAATCCAAAGCTCGGGGATGAACAAAAAGCTATCTCCAGAATCTGCTACAAATTAGATAAAATCGCTGTTAGACTAGGTAGTAAAATAATCACAAGAGAAGAAATCAGCCAAGAAAAAATGAAACATGAAGATTGGGATTTGTCAAAATTAACAACAAGAAACCTCGATTGTAAAAATCCAGAAGAGCAAAAAGGTATTGAAGCTTTCGAACGTAAAATTTTAGAAAAAGAACTGACAAATGCCTTTCCTTCAATGAAAGTTGAAAGATCGCCTGGGCATGGACTCATCTGGTGGATTCCCGGTAAAGAAGGTATAGAGAAATCCGGAGATGGATGGGAAATTCACAGAGGTAGAGAAGTAGATATCGTTTTAGAATCAGACGGAAATCTCTACTTAGAAATCGACGTACACTACCGGTTCTTTACACCCTGGACACTTCACCAATGGTTGGCAGAGTATCCTGACATTCCCGTTAGGTATGTGCGGAACACATACAAAAGTGAAAAGAATGACCATATTAGCTGGATTTACGAAGGTATCTCAGAAAAGCGACCGGAAGAGTTTATGATACCTGAGCTAAATGAGACCTTAGCAGATTATCACCGTAAGTTGGGAGCTACGGAAGGGGAGATAAACGATTCAAAAGTTGTACTTGTTAGGAGAATGAACGATCGAAAGTCCAAACCAATTGGACACCTCTCTAAAAGACTATCACCTAGCTTAACGATGGAAATGCTGGCACAAGTTCTTGAAAAACAAGCCTCTGAGAAAAAAACAAACAAGGACGTTCTTCAAATTATCAGGAAGGACATAGATAGTCGTTTAGTTTCGTCAAAGGATACAGCAGCAAAAATCCTAAGAAAAGTATATAAAATTGCCGCTGAAAATCAAAAAATCCAGATCTGTGAGGTAGATGGATACATTCTGCCGAAAGCGAATCTTTTAGCCAAAGACGGCAATAAAGTAACCAAGGTTGCCCAAGTCAGGCAAAAAGGATGCGTTGCAAAAGGCGAAATAAAATTTGGATGCCTTAACCTATTTAATAACGCTCACAAGTACCCAGATGAAGTGAAAAAATGTTTACAAGAAGTAGCAAAGAGTAGCAATGTGAACATAGAAATAGAATCGTACCGAACAGCAAATGATCTAAGCGACATCGAACTAGAACGGAAAGATTTCTGGGAAACCTGGTCCGAAGAAGGAGTCAAAACAGTTTTAGTAGTTCTTCCTTGGTCTTCTAGCGAGAAAAAGCAAAAAATTAGGAATGAGGCACTACAAGCAGGAATAGCCACCCAGTTCATCGTGCCGACACCAAAGGCAGACAAAAACAAAGCCCTGAATGTGGTCCTAGGGCTTCTTTGCAAGGCCGGTTGGCAGCCTGTAAAGCTGGGGGGAGTTAACCTGCCTGACATGGCTGAACTCATCATCGGTTTTGATGTGGGGAGCAATCAAGGCCTCTTTTACGGCGCTTCCGCATTCGCAGTTCTTACAGATGGACAAAGCCTGGGTTGGGAGCTGCCAAGCATACAAATGGGAGAGACGTTCCCCGACGAAGCAGTTTGGCAAGTGGTTTCTAATTTGCTCTTCAAATTTAGAGAAAGTCGTGGAGCATATCCTAAAAAACTGCTTCTAATGAGGGATGGTCTGGTTCAGAGAGGAGAGTTCGAAAAAACCATAAGTGAACTCGGGAAAATGAAGATAGCTGTTGACATCATAGGAGTCCGCAAAAGTGGCGCTAGCAGAATGGGAAAGAAAGTTTCCACACAAGCAGGGAAGGAAACTTATTGTGACGCAGACATAGGCACCGTTGTTTTCAGGCAAGAAGAGAAGTCGTTCACTTTGATAACGAGTCAGCCCATCAAATCCGAAAATAGAACAATCGGAAGCGCAAGACCGCTCAAGGTAGTCCATGAGTACGGTGACACTTCCCTGGAATTATTAGCCCTGCAAACTTATCACCTATCTCAGCTACATCCTGCCAGTGGGTTTCAATCGTGTCGCTTGCCCTGGGTTCTACACTTGGCTGACAGAAGTAGCAAGGAGTTTCAACGTATAGGACAGATAAGCATTTTGCACAACATTGACCGCAAAAAATTGATTGCCGTTTAGCAGACAACAGAGATAACGAATCACCGTACTCGACCGCAGGTTCATTCAAGATGAACATCGGCGGAACGGTCCTTGAGTTCGGGCGCGGGGAGCAAAGCCTCAGAGCGCCAGAACGCCGATATCGCGAAGGCAGCGACGGGACGGACCCAAAGCTTACTTGCCGCGCGCCGCAATCCTCTTGAATCGGCAGAACGCGGCTTACGCGCCGGCGTCTGCCGCGACGCCCTGCGCGTACCGCACAACAGCCCTCAAATTGGCCGATCGGAGTGTTACCACAGACTGCACCCAGAAGATCGCCTCACGGCGTCAAAGATTACCCTAAATGATTCACTTAAGGGAGCTTACACTCTAGTGCTCAACGCCTTGCAGCAGGAGCAAATGATAATCCGGACAAGCAGGCTTGTTGACACAGGCCGATCGAGTGTGATTCTTTCCGGCAGCTCTTAGTTATGGAACTTACTCTCTACATACTGCAAAGTAGACTCATATCCTTGGTATCAACTTAGGGTGTTTCCTCTGCTTGCTAGGGATTCGTGACGTGACTGCATCGTACTACGCACCTTGGGTCAAAAAGTACAAGCCCAACACCCAAACCATAACACTTTGGAGGGACATAACATGCTGAAAACTGTTGAGTTGTGTTTTTTTGTTTCCGGGGACTGGTTGCCGGTTGATCACGGCTATCACTTGTATGCCGCTGTTGCGCGTCACCTGGAATGGGTTCATGACAATCCTGACATTGGTATTGCGCCACTGCGCGGCATCTACGGCGGCAATGGCAAACTGCTGCTTCAGCCGTGGAGTCGGTTGATTATACGAACTCCCACCGAAAAGCTCCCCGCGCTGCTGAAGCTGGCGGGCCGTCAGCTTGATGTGGATGGCCGGCGGCTACGGGTTAGTATTCCAACTGTGCATTCGTTGGTGTCCGCTCCAGTACTTTACGCACACTTGGTAACCACCAAAAACGGCGACGATGAGACGCGCTTTGACGCTGAAATTACACGCCAACTGAATCAAATCAACGTTGCCGGCCACGTTGAACGCGGCGCACGCCGAACGCTGTCCGTTCACGGCCGTCGCATTGTGGGCTATTCGCTTACCATTTCGCAGTTGAGTGAGGAAGGGGCTGTCATCCTGCAGGCGGTCGGTCTTGGCGGTCGCCGCAGAATGGGCTGCGGCATTTTTTTTGCCCGAAAAGAAAGTGAGCTGCGATGACGAAGCATCCACGACACTTACTTGCCAAATCGTATTCCACTCAAAAGTACCCCCAAATCCCCCCGGACTACGCCCTGCTCACGCAGCACAGCCGCGACGTTGCCGAAGCGTGTGCCGCACTGACTCGTGTCATTGGGCCGGTCATTGAAGAATATGCCAACGTCCAACTGGGGGCTGACGATTTCACAAGAGCTGGCAAAGCTACCGGGTGGGTTGAGGACCTAGGCAAGGCTAACAGTCACTTTCAATTGATGTTGGCAGGTCAGCCGCAGATCAAGCAGCTACTTCGCCACGAAATAATTTCGGGGCTGCTACTCTGGCAGAACCAGCCCCTGCGGCAATGGATCGAGCCGTCACTAGGCGAATGGTTCATCCCGGCATTGTGGGCGGCGATGGGACACCATTTGAGATTTGACAGGGACACCAGGGCCGATAGCAACTGCCCATCCCTCACGGTTTTTTTGGCGCACAAGGATTTCAAGTCTATTTTGGGCGAACTTGGTTCTGACTTGGCTTTGACTGAGCCACCACCAGATCTGACCGACTTCACGATTGCGGCCGACAAGAGAGAGCCTTGCGATGTCGCTGCGTTGAACGCTCTCCGCAACCTGAAAGATGACTTCGAGGAAGCTAAGGAGAAGTTTTCGAGCGACGAATGGCGTAAGCGAATCGCTGTGCTAAAAGCACTTGGTATCGCTGCTGACGTTGCGGCCAGCGCGGTTGCGGCCGAAGGCCAAATGAAGTCAAATTACTCGTTGACTACATTCATCAACGAAGCATTGCAAGTTGGTCTCACTGACTCGGATTGCCAACAACTGATTGACAACTGGGCGTCGAGACATTGTGAGGGAAACTTACAGGTTCGCCCGTTCCAGCGTGCCGTCGCCGACTCGCCAAGTTTCGTCACCCTTGCGCGTGCCGGCTGTGGGTCAGGTAAAAGCTTGGCCGCGTACTTGTGGGCGAAGGCTTGGTGCGCAAAAACAACGGCCGGAGAAAAAACAACGGTCGAAGGTCGGAGCTTTCGGCTTTTCTTCTGCCTACCGACGACCGGAACGACCACTGAACACTTCAAGGATTATGCCCTTGAATCAGGCATTCCTGCCAGCCTTACGCACTCGCGGTCAGAGGTTGATTTGAAATCCCTGGCCCAGACTGCCGATCAAGAATCCAACTTCAACGTTAGGGACGCAGCGATTGGCGCGCTCATTGATGCCCGCGACAAAATCGAATCGTTGGCGCTGTGGGACACACCACTCGTTGTGTCAACGGCCGACACCGTACTGGGGTTGATGGGCAATGCGCGCAGGTCACTCTATGCATTTCCGGCGATTGTATCCAGCGCCATTGTTTTCGACGAGATTCACGCCTTCGATGACCGACTGTTCGGTCATCTCCTCATGTTCTTGAAGTATTTCCCTCGTCAACCGGTGCTGCTGATGACGGCTTCTCTCCCCCAGCACCGTTTGGACGCTTTGCAGAGCATTCGGAACGATCTGCACATTGTTGATGGCCCCCCTGAACTGGAAAGACTTGAACGGTACCAGCTCGATCACGGTGAGGACGAACAGAAGGTTTGGGATGCCATCAAAGCCTGCGTCCAGAGTAACGGGAAAGTGCTGTGGGTGCGCAATCGTGTTGACTGGGCTAACCAAGCCTATGAAGCGTGTTTGGAGCGTTTTCCCGAGGTGATGGTCAATGTTTATCACTCAAGGTTTCGCTACAAGGATCGAAGTCGGTTGCACCGCCATGTCATTGACCACTTCAAGCAGAAGCCGAAGCAAGCCCAGATTTTGATTGCGACGCAAGTGGCGGAAATGTCCCTCGATTTGTCGGCGGATTTGCTTGTCACCGACATCGCACCGATTCCATCACTCATTCAGCGGCTAGGACGGTTAAATCGAGAGCCTTGGCCTTCTGCGCCAAAATCTGCGTTAGTTTGTCCACTCCCGGCTGCAATGGGCCAAGGCGATGACCCAGCATTGCCTTACGTTGCAGACGACCTAAGCGCAGCCGAAATGTGGTTGACGAAGCTCATTGAGAAAGGCACGCCACTGAGTCAGTTCGACCTCGCCGATGCTTTTGGCTGCCTCTCCCACACCGAAGCCTTTGACATTTGTATGGCTGAAGAAAAGGCGTGTTTCTTTTCCGGCCTGTGGGAAACCCGCCCGGGCAAGACACGCGAGGATGGATACACGATAAGCGTCATTCTTGAGGTAGACCTGAACCAATGCCACCAACGCAACCGCCATGGCGAACCAACGCGCGACTGGCTGACCGAACACGAAGTCGCCATTCCATTCAAATCTGAGGTCTTGAAATGGGGCGTCGTTGGAAATCGGCGCGTCGCGCCGTCCCAGTGTATTACCTATGACTTTGACCCAACAACCATGAAAGGAGTGGGAGCGCGATGGGCAAGCGGCCAACCAATTACCAACTGCCAAATCCTTTGACTTACAACCTCAAAAACCCAAACTACACGATCTACCATCGCGCGGCTCTGGGCGGTTTGGCGGCAACGATTCAGGCATGGCAGGACAAACCCGGCCTTGCGCCGCAAGGCATCCGTGCTCAGGTTTGCGAAGATGCGGTGGAGATTTCCTGGGATAGCTCGCTGGCACTTCAGGAGGTCATCCAACGCCTCCTGAAAGCGTCGTTTCTGCTCACCGAAAACAAGCTCATTGACCTTCCCGGCCAGGGCATTCCACCCGACCGCAACGATCTGCGCTTGGCGATCCATACCGGATTGTGCGGAACGTTTCTCCAGCACAACAAGATGCGCCCCGGCGAAAAGGCACCGCGAGCGCTGTCGGTGCGGGATGAGGGCGACGAAAACGCAAGCATCTTCACCTACAAAGCTGTCAACGCCTATGCGCATCAAACAGCGCAAGGAACAGGCTTGCTCGACGCAAAGCTGAACGGTGAACTGCCGCAAACAGCCTCGATCCCGCAATCCATTGTGCCGGGCGCGATGTCAGGCGCGACAGGACTCGAAGGGCCTCCAGAGGATGTGCTTCTGTTGCTGTATCTGATGGTCGGCTCGGCGGTTTTTCTGTTGCGTCCGCAAACCTACCGAGACAAAGCACAGTACTGCCTTGTTGTGCCCGACGTCACAAACTTGAAGCGCTTTGCGGTGAACCTGCGGGAAATCGCAGCTTACGGCACGAACCTCATGCGATTCACCAATACTTATCTTGGCCGTGTCGTCGGAGGCGCGGAGGAGGCCGCATTACGTTTCTTGATTGATTTGCAGGCAGGTGATCTTACCGAAGAATTTGAGCGCTGTGTATCGGGCTGTCTTGCCATAGCCATGGGCAAAGTCGCTTGGGACAAGAACCAAGTCAACCGTAGCCAAGTTGTTCG from Chloracidobacterium validum includes the following:
- a CDS encoding helix-turn-helix transcriptional regulator, translated to MDIKPRLHFRQLERFTWIHAEIQSGRFPNTCSIAEKFEISRKTAQETIAFMRDRFNLPLAYSGRQRGFYYTEPVHSLPWLTLTEGEVAAILIAERLAQAYAGGLSSDIANVLVKVVQSFTDRVSVDLTHLLNAQSVEPLPTSSINHEHFKALLQAIAQHKRIYMNYFTQSSGETKARKLDPLHLHSARAEWYVIGFDHLRNKVLDFHLGRIREITVLDETFEPPTGFDIERYLARGFGMIRGDGQLYDVVVQFDAYQARWIRQQSKVHKTALYEDLPDGGLRVTMQVGALEGVKQWVMQYGAHVQVVAPPALRDLVRREAEALLAHYSDAAKEAT
- a CDS encoding argonaute PAZ domain-containing protein, with the translated sequence MNLNLGLTKTKVLLNRFKVKKLDRYDLKFHEYKCNFKNNPKLGDEQKAISRICYKLDKIAVRLGSKIITREEISQEKMKHEDWDLSKLTTRNLDCKNPEEQKGIEAFERKILEKELTNAFPSMKVERSPGHGLIWWIPGKEGIEKSGDGWEIHRGREVDIVLESDGNLYLEIDVHYRFFTPWTLHQWLAEYPDIPVRYVRNTYKSEKNDHISWIYEGISEKRPEEFMIPELNETLADYHRKLGATEGEINDSKVVLVRRMNDRKSKPIGHLSKRLSPSLTMEMLAQVLEKQASEKKTNKDVLQIIRKDIDSRLVSSKDTAAKILRKVYKIAAENQKIQICEVDGYILPKANLLAKDGNKVTKVAQVRQKGCVAKGEIKFGCLNLFNNAHKYPDEVKKCLQEVAKSSNVNIEIESYRTANDLSDIELERKDFWETWSEEGVKTVLVVLPWSSSEKKQKIRNEALQAGIATQFIVPTPKADKNKALNVVLGLLCKAGWQPVKLGGVNLPDMAELIIGFDVGSNQGLFYGASAFAVLTDGQSLGWELPSIQMGETFPDEAVWQVVSNLLFKFRESRGAYPKKLLLMRDGLVQRGEFEKTISELGKMKIAVDIIGVRKSGASRMGKKVSTQAGKETYCDADIGTVVFRQEEKSFTLITSQPIKSENRTIGSARPLKVVHEYGDTSLELLALQTYHLSQLHPASGFQSCRLPWVLHLADRSSKEFQRIGQISILHNIDRKKLIAV
- the cas6 gene encoding type I-MYXAN CRISPR-associated protein Cas6/Cmx6, with amino-acid sequence MGQKVQAQHPNHNTLEGHNMLKTVELCFFVSGDWLPVDHGYHLYAAVARHLEWVHDNPDIGIAPLRGIYGGNGKLLLQPWSRLIIRTPTEKLPALLKLAGRQLDVDGRRLRVSIPTVHSLVSAPVLYAHLVTTKNGDDETRFDAEITRQLNQINVAGHVERGARRTLSVHGRRIVGYSLTISQLSEEGAVILQAVGLGGRRRMGCGIFFARKESELR